The following are from one region of the Sandaracinus amylolyticus genome:
- a CDS encoding nickel-binding protein has protein sequence MATIIVEHHFSARPPADEFEQLSRAIDAELAARGGRFERSYLSEDGTRMICELTAKDAESVRDAFRAAKAAFDTAWVAQREEAQSASAPAKSEPLHA, from the coding sequence ATGGCCACCATCATCGTCGAGCATCATTTCTCCGCACGTCCCCCGGCCGACGAATTCGAGCAGCTCTCGCGCGCGATCGACGCCGAGCTCGCGGCGCGCGGAGGTCGCTTCGAGCGCAGCTATCTCTCCGAGGACGGAACGCGGATGATCTGCGAGCTCACCGCGAAGGATGCGGAGAGCGTCCGCGACGCGTTCCGCGCGGCGAAGGCCGCATTCGACACCGCGTGGGTCGCGCAGCGCGAAGAGGCGCAGAGCGCGTCGGCCCCTGCGAAGAGCGAGCCGCTGCACGCCTAG
- a CDS encoding AraC family transcriptional regulator — protein sequence MGADRARILERVGLTPDRLKDPEAHIPLPTHHQLWETAIEECGDRALPLRVAEDSDPAKFSVLGYTCMTAATVREALDRLARFLSLFLQGETLTLEQQAEEARLTLHQTAPRRLGRELSGESTMAKIVITVRMLIGHENGGRTWSPSQVSFTHGAPTDTRPHEQLFGCSVRFGAPRTELIIPRAMLDLPLAKADPSLSAFFERHAEEMLRRMGARADATARVRRAVSEALHAGEVSETNVSRRLGWSERTLRRRLGEEGTTFRQVLDDVRRELAQGWLVQSEMAIGEVAFLLGFSESSNFHRAFKRWTGQTPDEFRRSQR from the coding sequence TTGGGCGCAGACCGTGCGCGCATCCTCGAGCGAGTCGGGCTCACCCCCGATCGCCTGAAAGACCCCGAAGCGCACATTCCACTGCCCACGCACCATCAGCTGTGGGAGACGGCGATCGAGGAGTGCGGCGACCGCGCGCTGCCGCTGCGCGTCGCGGAGGACTCCGATCCCGCGAAATTCAGCGTCCTCGGCTACACGTGCATGACCGCAGCGACGGTGCGCGAGGCCCTCGATCGCCTCGCGCGCTTCCTCTCGCTCTTCCTCCAGGGCGAGACGCTGACGCTCGAGCAGCAGGCCGAAGAAGCACGTCTCACGCTGCACCAGACCGCACCGCGCCGGCTCGGTCGCGAGCTCTCGGGCGAGTCGACGATGGCGAAGATCGTCATCACGGTGCGCATGCTGATCGGGCACGAGAACGGCGGGCGCACGTGGTCGCCCTCGCAGGTCTCGTTCACCCACGGCGCGCCCACGGACACGCGACCGCACGAGCAGCTCTTCGGATGCAGCGTGCGCTTCGGCGCGCCGCGCACCGAGCTGATCATCCCGCGCGCGATGCTCGATCTGCCGCTCGCGAAGGCCGATCCGAGCCTCTCGGCGTTCTTCGAGCGACACGCCGAGGAGATGCTGCGCCGCATGGGCGCACGCGCCGACGCGACCGCGCGCGTGCGGCGCGCGGTGAGCGAAGCGCTGCACGCGGGCGAGGTGAGCGAGACGAACGTGTCGCGCCGGCTCGGCTGGAGCGAGCGCACCCTGCGGCGCCGCCTCGGCGAAGAGGGCACGACGTTCCGCCAGGTGCTCGACGACGTGCGGCGCGAGCTCGCGCAGGGCTGGCTCGTGCAGAGCGAGATGGCGATCGGCGAGGTCGCGTTCCTGCTCGGGTTCTCCGAGTCGAGCAACTTCCATCGCGCGTTCAAGCGGTGGACGGGCCAGACGCCCGACGAGTTCCGCCGCTCGCAGCGCTGA